A stretch of the Ornithodoros turicata isolate Travis chromosome 4, ASM3712646v1, whole genome shotgun sequence genome encodes the following:
- the LOC135391960 gene encoding phosphatidylinositol-glycan biosynthesis class X protein-like: MQLSAERVAESFLVAVLLILKVKCTSAEKAKVMNATKLCREQPDIFVERQLAHDGFHRELRTIIYSKSKIKPKSKAAQVLVVEDLPSGAFADPYQLKLLQMSDAEFKVPEKVDVELMQTQAPRHRVLAYLSLGKSELKVHLPVHLRYHKAQHCQKLGSRVAVEFQPPRVYFRLPDIAFPSTCKQLHRLPCNQNMDTLCSWKEIEMESMRPLLAEVPVGCLEDSSLVTVATLLTYCVCSVAIAYSVVVAGGNKKPDPPQQPAKT; encoded by the exons ATGCAGCTGAGTGCCGAAAGGGTTGCTGAGTCCTTCCTTGTCGCCGTGCTGCTGATTTTGAAGGTGAAATGCACTTCTGCAGAGAAAGCGAAAGTAATGAACGCGACGAAGTTATGCCGGGAGCAGCCGGATATATTCGTCGAAAGGCAGCTTGCCCACGATGGCTTTCATAG GGAGCTGCGCACTATAATTTATTCCAAAAGCAAAATAAAGCCGAAAAGCAAAGCGGCCCAGGTGCTTGTCGTCGAAGATTTGCCCTCGGGTGCTTTTGCTGATCCCTACCAGTTGAAGTTGTTGCAGATGTCCGATGCCGAA TTCAAGGTTCCTGAGAAAGTGGACGTGGAATTGATGCAGACACAAGCACCACGGCATCGGGTACTCGCGTACCTTTCGCTCGGTAAAAGTGAGCTGAAAGTACACCTGCCGGTACACTTGAGGTACCACAAAGCGCAACACTGCCAAAAATTGGGCTCTCGGGTGGCGGTGGAATTCCAGCCACCGCGAGTTTACTTCAGACTTCCAGATATCG CATTTCCATCCACATGCAAGCAGTTGCACAGGCTTCCTTGTAACCAAAACATGGACACCCTATGTAGTTGGAAGGAGATTGAAATGGAATCG ATGAGACCCTTACTGGCTGAAGTGCCTGTCGGATGTCTCGAGGACTCTTCTCTAGTCACCGTGGCGACGCTGCTTACTTACTGCGTCTGCTCTGTTGCCATCGCCTACAGCGTCGTCGTCGCCGGCGGCAACAAGAAACCCGATCCCCCCCAGCAACCAGCcaagacgtga
- the LOC135391958 gene encoding UNC93-like protein MFSD11 produces the protein MVRSMNVKTYNVAILGFAFMFIFTAFQTGGLIQKVVLDSIQKEDPNYKGDGYVSLAVIYSAFAIANWLAPSFIGFLGPKITMLIGAVTYNIYIAQFLFPVTWGLYVASVAIGVGAAFIWTGQGNFLTINSDSTTMSRNSGIFWAMLQCSLIWGNIFVFIQFQGLSHIDHHTRTVVFGGLTAVGILGMLLLLVLRGGGRPGKDPSPSNSDDATSPAAANDFIQAFVTSLKMFKSRKMLILSFVFFYTGLELSFFSGVYGACLGFTKSFGSDSSKFLGINGLLIGLGEITGGLAFSILGKKTNRAGRDPIVLLGYLVHMVSFYTIFINLPATSPLGDTLDPAYITSNLTLALVGSFLLGLGDSCYNTQIYSLLGNVYADDSAPAFAIFKFMQALAAAAAFYYSNYLLLPYQLLILVVSATVGTFCFWHVEWETYVTSKQHRVSSSIQEPALT, from the exons ATGGTGCGCAGCATGAACGTGAAAACGTACAACGTCGCGATCCTGGGATTCGCCTTTATGTTCATCTTCACAGCGTTTCAAACAGGCGGTCTTATCCAG AAAGTAGTGCTTGATAGCATCCAGAAAGAAGATCCCAATTACAAGGGCGATGGCTACGTCAG CCTCGCAGTTATTTACTCGGCATTTGCCATCGCCAATTGGTTGGCCCCCTCGTTCATTGGATTTCTTGGCCCTAAGATCACCATGCTTATTGGCGCAGTCACCTACAA CATCTACATAGCCCAGTTCCTGTTTCCTGTTACATGGGGCCTGTACGTTGCTTCGGTTGCCATTGGCGTCGGGGCTGCCT TCATCTGGACCGGGCAGGGGAACTTCCTGACCATAAATTCCGACAGTACCACAATGTCTCGCAACAGCGGTATCTTCTGGGCGATGCTGCAGTGCAG CCTGATATGGGGCAACATATTTGTCTTCATCCAATTCCAAGGGTTGTCGCACATTGACCACCACACACGGACGGTCGTGTTCGGAGGCCTCACGGCCGTCGGCATCCTGGGCATGCTTCTTCTGTTGGTCCTACGTGGCGGGGGACGTCCTGGAAAGGACCCGAGTCCTAG CAATTCGGATGATGCCACTTCTCCAGCAGCTGCTAACGACTTCATTCAAGCGTTTG TGACGTCTCTGAAGATGTTCAAGTCACGAAAGATGCTTATTCTGAGCTTTGTCTTCTTCTATACCG GACTGGAGCTGTCCTTCTTCAGCGGCGTCTACGGCGCATGTCTAGGATTCACCAAGAGTTTTGGATCTGATTCTTCAAAATTCTTGGGCATCAACGGCCTGCTCATCGGTCTGGGCGAGATCACAG GTGGCCTGGCATTCAGCATCCTGGGCAAGAAGACGAATAGAGCGGGACGAGATCCGATAGTCCTCCTGGGTTACCTGGTACACATGGTGTCTTTTTACACCATTTTCATCAACCTCCCCGCAACGTCCCCTCTCGGGGATACCCTGGATCCCGCATACATCACGAGCAA TTTGACATTGGCTCTCGTAGGTAGCTTCTTACTAGGCCTTGGTGACAGCTGCTACAACACGCAG ATTTATTCTCTACTAGGGAACGTCTACGCTGATGACAGTGCACCAGCTTTTGCCATATTCAAATTCATGCAG GCGCTAGCAGCAGCTGCAGCCTTCTATTACTCCAACTACCTGTTGCTGCCCTACCAGCTGCTCATTTTAGTGGTGTCAGCCACAGTGGGGACGTTCTGCTTCTGGCACGTGGAGTGGGAGACGTATGTCACTTCAAAACAGCACCGCGTTTCCAGTAGCATACAAGAGCCTG CGCTGACGTGA
- the LOC135391961 gene encoding polycomb protein suz12-like, whose protein sequence is MPPRKRDKPIDVAKPQRTEQAHTDHELFLQAFEKPTQIYRYLRARHLALPIFMHRTLTYMKHRMSRTHKARRGFRVDNMLSNMQAQHGRPSSQLVLNFTGFFDKSHKKDTVIVEAVILLKICTRKRSDPPTIQVSAGRCEVARNPEGGGGNTRGGSKGGSPDSIVLPESSFHPITSGVKSYVLLLRVVPNSSPKNHDCGRGIDHAEEPSAKKARRGSSATWQEEEGPFAGEMVVYDEQQRCCLLLDGQYELALRPWSPNSHHSTINSSWETMPQGMASFEAFEKGPKVAFRLHWGQSPENSAHTNNGRRVALSPVEMNAAPNNLSKHFRNRRNGSLKHSDEPIPRAPIPGTEQRTRVFYQFQYGSHARQQTEARADMRCPWCLLDCRLLTALLKHLKLCHNRFTFAYVPLPKGARIDVSLNECYDGSYAGNPQYLHPQTSHAWGRWGPVRRTPITYVMVCRPKRSPLSLSEFLEPDEPDVDQPRPYISGHNRLYYHTATCLPLRPQEIDRDSEAEDDPDWLKLKTQLMIDEFTDVNEGEKELMKMWNLHVMKYGFVGDCQIAIACNMFVEQHGRELIGRNLYRNFVLHMCNLLDFGLVSASVVYTTVRRLQMFCHVKDRKFTLPSAYT, encoded by the exons ATGCCGCCAAGGAAACGAGATAAGCCCATCGATGTGGCCAAACCACAGCGGACAGAGCAAGCTCATACGGACCATGAATTATTTTTACAGGCCTTTGAAA AACCGACACAGATATATCGGTACCTACGAGCTCGTCACCTAGCACTG CCAATATTTATGCATAGGACATTGACTTACATGAAACATAGAATGTCACGCACTCACAAGGCCAG ACGTGGCTTCAGAGTGGACAACATGTTGTCCAACATGCAAGCACAACACGGAAG GCCATCATCTCAACTAGTTCTCAACTTCACAGGATTCTTTGACAAATCTCACAAGA AAGACACAGTCATTGTAGAAGCAGTCATCCTCCTGAAGATCTGCACCAGGAAGCGGTCAGATCCTCCCACAATTCAGGTTTCGG CGGGCAGGTGCGAGGTTGCCCGCAATCCAGAAGGCGGCGGAGGAAACACGAGAGGGGGCAGCAAGGGAGGTTCGCCAGACTCCATCGTACTTCCAGAAAGCAGCTTTCACCCCATCACCAGCGGAGTGAAGTCCTACGTCCTCCTCCTCAGGGTTGTGCCAAACAGTTCACCGAAAAACCACGATTGCGGCAGGGGTATCGACCATGCAG AAGAACCGAGTGCCAAGAAAGCACGTCGCGGGAGCAGCGCCACCTGGCAGGAAGAGGAAGGACCCTTCGCGGGAGAGATGGTAGTGTACGACGAGCAGCAGAGGTGTTGCCTCCTCTTGGACGGACAATACGAACTGGCCCTGCGTCCGTGGTCTCCAAACTCCCACCACAGTACCATCAACTCCTCCTGGGAGACTATGCCGCAG GGTATGGCCTCATTTGAGGCATTTGAAAAGGGTCCCAAAGTGGCCTTCCGGCTACACTGGGGCCAATCGCCCGAGAACAGCGCTCACACCAACAACGGAAGGCGGGTCGCTCTGTCACCAGTCGAGATGAACGCAGCTCCCAACAACCTGTCTAAGCACTTCCGAAACAGGAGGAACG GTTCACTGAAGCACAGCGACGAACCCATACCCAGGGCTCCCATACCGGGTACGGAGCAGCGCACTCGTGTCTTCTACCAGTTCCAGTACGGGAGCCACGCCCGACAACAGACGGAAGCGCGGGCGGACATGCGGTGCCCATGGTGTCTGCTcgactgtcgtctgcttacgGCACTCCTCAAGCACCTAAAACTGTGCCATAACCGCTTCACTTTTGCTTATGTT CCTCTACCAAAAGGTGCACGAATAGACGTGTCGCTGAACGAGTGCTACGACGGTTCTTACGCCGGCAACCCTCAGTACCTACACCCGCAGACGAGCCACGCGTGGGGCcgctggggcccagtgcgcaggACTCCCATCACCTACGTCATGGTTTGTCG GCCGAAAAGATCCCCGCTCAGCTTGTCGGAGTTCTTGGAACCAGACGAGCCAGATGTCGATCAGCCCAGGCCGTATATTTCTGGTCACAACAG GTTGTATTACCACACAGCTACCTGCCTCCCGCTCCGGCCTCAGGAAATCGACAGAGACAGCGAGGCAGAGGACGATCCGGACTGGCTGAAGCTTAAAACGCAGCTG ATGATAGACGAGTTTACGGACGTCAACGAGGGTGAGAAGGAGCTGATGAAGATGTGGAATTTGCACGTCATGAAATACGG CTTCGTGGGGGACTGCCAGATTGCAATAGCGTGCAACATGTTTGTGGAGCAGCACGGCCGAGAACTGATAGGCCGCAACCTGTACCGCAACTTCGTCCTG